One Dietzia sp. JS16-p6b genomic window carries:
- a CDS encoding HAD family hydrolase → MSGFSVLPVHSDVPDGVHALTDLGIRLVTLSNGSAAIAEGLLDRASILEHFEALLSVEDAGAWKPAGRAYAHALARCDVDPRDAMLVAVHPWDIDGAARTGLGTAWITRDGAPYPGYFRAPDVTASSLSDLAGQLRR, encoded by the coding sequence ATGAGCGGGTTCTCGGTCCTCCCCGTGCACTCAGACGTACCAGATGGAGTGCACGCACTCACGGACCTCGGGATCCGCTTGGTGACTCTGAGCAACGGCTCGGCGGCGATAGCCGAAGGCCTCCTCGACCGCGCATCGATACTCGAGCACTTCGAGGCACTTCTCTCGGTGGAGGACGCCGGCGCCTGGAAACCGGCCGGCAGGGCATACGCGCACGCTCTCGCCCGGTGCGACGTCGACCCCAGGGACGCGATGCTCGTCGCCGTTCATCCCTGGGACATCGACGGCGCCGCTCGGACGGGACTCGGCACCGCCTGGATCACCAGGGACGGTGCGCCCTACCCGGGATACTTCAGGGCGCCGGACGTCACGGCATCGTCCCTCTCAGACCTGGCCGGCCAGCTGCGTCGCTGA
- a CDS encoding flavodoxin family protein, with protein sequence MSEPDFAGLRAMFVNCTLTRSPGLSHTQGLIDASASIMRRHGVEVEILRAIDHPIATGVYPDMREHGWDVDAWPEIYPRILEADILVLAGPIWLGDNSSVMKKVIERLYALSGMLNDKGQHLYYGRVGGCLITGNEDGLKHCAMNILYSLQHLGYTIPPNADAGWIGEVGPGPSYLDPGSGGPENDFTNRNTTFLTWNLMHLARLLKAAGGIPGEGNQRSAWDSGARFGWENPEYRS encoded by the coding sequence ATGAGCGAGCCCGACTTCGCCGGCCTGCGGGCGATGTTCGTCAACTGCACTCTCACGCGCAGCCCCGGGCTCAGCCACACCCAGGGACTCATCGACGCGAGCGCCTCAATCATGCGCAGGCACGGAGTCGAGGTGGAGATCCTCCGCGCGATCGACCACCCGATCGCCACGGGCGTCTACCCGGACATGCGCGAGCACGGGTGGGACGTGGACGCCTGGCCGGAGATCTACCCGCGGATTCTCGAGGCCGACATCCTCGTGTTGGCCGGGCCCATCTGGCTGGGCGACAACTCCAGCGTGATGAAGAAGGTCATCGAGCGTCTCTACGCACTGTCCGGGATGCTCAACGACAAGGGTCAGCACCTCTATTACGGCCGGGTCGGCGGGTGCCTGATCACCGGCAACGAGGACGGTCTCAAGCACTGCGCGATGAACATCCTCTACAGCCTGCAACACCTCGGCTACACGATCCCGCCCAACGCCGATGCGGGTTGGATCGGCGAGGTAGGCCCCGGGCCGTCGTACCTGGACCCCGGCAGCGGTGGGCCGGAGAACGACTTCACCAACCGCAACACGACCTTCTTGACCTGGAACCTGATGCACCTGGCCCGGCTGCTCAAGGCGGCCGGCGGCATCCCCGGCGAGGGCAACCAGCGCTCCGCCTGGGACTCCGGGGCCCGCTTCGGCTGGGAGAACCCCGAGTACCGATCCTGA
- a CDS encoding putative toxin-antitoxin system toxin component, PIN family: MSRPRVVIDTNALISAALSPRGAPAQLLDRVRSGGVEMIMSDHLCHELESRLERERFRRWLSLEEVEIFVDALSLLATWLDDRHSDEVPHVCDDPDDNFLVALYQDSGAHMLVSGDKAVLRIDYPGLHLYKPAEALTALQFNHKWGSAYLSGEGRQADSLRDINGEGNAGIFNCYTTFAAVIQDPTALHLLPLVVVPDTLKYFKRGQKDLAKQLADRGMATRPIYASPEIAYIKLPPDPGVNLRVMDSAELPQGTIFATMQRCPDLSDPPGSSFDHWRVWGIGGLVEPERIRPRKERTR, translated from the coding sequence GTGTCAAGGCCGAGAGTCGTTATCGACACAAACGCCCTCATTTCGGCAGCCCTGAGCCCTCGAGGCGCTCCAGCCCAGCTTCTAGATCGAGTCCGGTCAGGCGGTGTCGAGATGATCATGTCGGATCATCTGTGCCACGAATTGGAATCCCGACTAGAGCGGGAGAGGTTTCGCCGTTGGCTATCCCTCGAGGAAGTCGAGATCTTCGTCGACGCACTTAGCCTTCTCGCCACTTGGCTGGATGACAGGCACTCTGACGAGGTGCCGCACGTGTGCGATGACCCCGACGACAACTTCCTCGTAGCTCTCTATCAAGACTCGGGGGCCCACATGCTCGTTAGTGGAGATAAGGCCGTGCTGCGGATCGACTATCCAGGTCTCCACCTCTACAAGCCGGCAGAAGCACTCACCGCCCTCCAGTTCAACCACAAGTGGGGCAGCGCCTACTTGTCGGGCGAGGGGCGCCAAGCAGATTCGCTCCGTGACATCAACGGTGAAGGCAACGCCGGAATCTTTAACTGCTACACGACATTTGCTGCAGTCATCCAAGACCCCACCGCCCTACATCTGCTGCCACTTGTCGTAGTCCCGGACACTCTCAAGTACTTCAAACGCGGTCAGAAGGACCTAGCGAAACAACTGGCCGACCGGGGAATGGCTACCCGCCCGATCTACGCCTCCCCAGAAATCGCGTACATCAAGTTGCCCCCGGACCCGGGCGTGAACCTCCGGGTGATGGATTCAGCAGAGCTTCCCCAAGGGACCATCTTCGCCACCATGCAGCGGTGCCCAGACCTCAGTGACCCCCCAGGCTCGAGCTTCGATCACTGGCGGGTTTGGGGAATCGGAGGACTTGTAGAGCCGGAGAGGATCCGCCCTCGCAAGGAGCGCACTCGCTAG
- a CDS encoding HIRAN domain-containing protein — protein sequence MTRSRTIQPYALWGVNRIWQDFEVVGESNYLPAIRRAWNRTPKSEYNDVRVDLELVPEPDNPYDDRAISVRYQGLIVGYFPKETNLDWWPVVARVAATGLTAAAPGRIWYQKSAGFETGSVRLGLGEPDLSLPLNDPPSQPHNLLPSGNVVQVTKEADHFDVLADYVPPSGAGALYVTLHKEEIVSSRSRRVVAEVRLDGERVGELTKATSEKFLPAIVHNTDRGLATAVRAAIKGSGVAAELTIRAAKAHELDDAALDGPAVRLPSLTPYDPNAQYLVPNTYGQTTTAARARSIREEKQRFGRGTAIGHDAEARTPSTPQVKIQRTLAQPPRSQPAGHSAPPPRSPEPNHAPASPPAAHVARPPLSPRPAPTTPPLVPYGASSHGNAPLPVAKSRKNTKGSGRALGLAAATFFAAFALGILISGLGSPGGGAIVWLLGVPVAIGVGIWGRRAASVSAKENQDPGNGWKGS from the coding sequence ATGACCCGCTCACGCACCATCCAGCCCTACGCGCTATGGGGCGTCAACCGCATCTGGCAGGACTTCGAGGTCGTCGGAGAGTCGAACTACCTGCCTGCGATCCGACGGGCGTGGAACCGCACCCCGAAGTCCGAGTACAACGATGTTCGGGTGGACCTGGAACTGGTCCCCGAGCCGGACAATCCATACGACGACCGTGCCATCTCCGTCCGCTACCAGGGACTCATCGTTGGCTACTTCCCGAAAGAGACCAACCTTGACTGGTGGCCCGTCGTCGCTCGCGTCGCGGCGACCGGGCTCACTGCGGCCGCACCAGGCCGGATCTGGTACCAGAAGTCCGCCGGATTCGAGACCGGCAGCGTGCGCCTCGGACTGGGCGAACCTGACCTGAGCTTGCCGCTCAACGATCCGCCCTCCCAGCCCCACAACCTCCTGCCCTCCGGCAACGTTGTCCAGGTAACTAAGGAAGCCGACCACTTTGATGTGCTCGCCGACTATGTCCCACCAAGCGGTGCCGGCGCGCTGTACGTGACCCTTCACAAGGAAGAGATCGTCTCCTCGAGGTCGCGGCGGGTCGTAGCCGAGGTGCGCCTCGACGGTGAACGGGTTGGAGAACTCACTAAGGCCACCAGCGAGAAGTTCCTGCCTGCGATCGTGCACAACACCGACCGCGGGCTGGCCACGGCGGTTCGAGCCGCGATCAAGGGTTCCGGAGTCGCCGCGGAACTCACCATCCGCGCAGCCAAAGCCCACGAGCTGGACGACGCCGCCTTGGACGGCCCAGCGGTGCGGCTGCCCAGCCTCACTCCCTACGATCCAAACGCGCAGTACCTAGTACCGAATACCTACGGCCAGACCACCACCGCAGCGCGTGCTCGCTCGATCCGAGAGGAGAAGCAGCGTTTCGGCCGAGGCACGGCTATCGGCCACGACGCAGAGGCTCGCACGCCGTCTACACCGCAAGTCAAGATCCAGCGCACCTTGGCTCAGCCACCGCGGTCACAACCGGCTGGCCATTCGGCGCCGCCCCCGAGATCGCCTGAGCCCAACCATGCCCCGGCTTCGCCGCCGGCCGCGCACGTGGCGAGACCGCCGCTGTCCCCGCGGCCAGCACCGACGACGCCCCCGCTTGTCCCGTACGGTGCCTCTTCGCACGGCAATGCTCCGCTGCCCGTGGCGAAGTCCCGCAAGAACACGAAGGGGAGCGGCCGCGCTCTCGGCCTGGCCGCCGCAACGTTCTTCGCCGCATTCGCGCTGGGGATCCTAATCTCCGGACTCGGATCTCCCGGCGGCGGCGCCATCGTCTGGCTGCTTGGCGTTCCTGTTGCGATCGGCGTCGGAATTTGGGGGCGACGGGCCGCCAGTGTCTCCGCCAAAGAGAACCAGGACCCGGGCAACGGGTGGAAAGGGTCGTGA
- a CDS encoding ISL3 family transposase, translating into MNATASLLADTICRTVELGVTITDAAVADELTHLFCAPVTLDPICAECGMAGRLRDHVQRKVTDLPIVGHPTRLHVRVPRFTCDNTECATRIFQQRMPALAEPRAKTTRRCSRWILQRLAIDRTSVSAVAKALGLGWDLVNDLAVSEVRTMVYEQPGHFDGVRVLGVDEHKWKHVRGDGSSAFVTVLVDLTPVVDGTGPSRLLDMVPGRSAKVLTEWLDARDQVFRDRVKVVTMDGFAGYHTAAASAVPAARTVMDPFHVVHLAADKLTVCRQRIQQATTGHRGRTGDPLYGIRRTLRTRAELLTDKQKMRLFQAFTAHDAHAAVEVTYGVYQRLITAYEASGKREGKIAMYKLLKSIRAGVPAELPELAQLGRSLWKRHREILAYFDVGASNGPVEAINGRLEHLRGIALGFRNLKHYILRSLIHSGQLQDRINAL; encoded by the coding sequence TTGAACGCTACCGCCAGCCTGCTCGCCGACACCATCTGCCGCACCGTCGAGCTCGGGGTGACCATCACCGACGCCGCTGTGGCTGACGAGCTCACGCACCTGTTCTGCGCCCCGGTCACACTCGACCCGATCTGCGCCGAGTGCGGGATGGCGGGCCGTTTGCGGGACCACGTCCAGCGGAAGGTCACGGATCTACCGATCGTCGGGCATCCCACCAGACTGCACGTGCGGGTACCGCGCTTCACCTGCGACAACACCGAGTGCGCTACGAGGATCTTCCAGCAGCGGATGCCGGCGTTGGCCGAGCCGCGGGCCAAGACCACCCGCCGCTGCAGCCGCTGGATCCTGCAGCGTCTGGCGATCGACCGCACCAGCGTGTCCGCCGTGGCCAAGGCCCTCGGGCTGGGGTGGGACCTGGTCAATGACCTGGCGGTCTCGGAGGTTCGCACGATGGTCTACGAGCAGCCCGGACACTTCGACGGAGTCCGCGTTCTCGGTGTCGATGAGCACAAATGGAAGCACGTGCGCGGCGACGGCAGCAGTGCGTTCGTCACCGTCCTGGTCGACCTGACCCCGGTCGTGGACGGCACCGGCCCGTCTCGCCTGTTGGACATGGTCCCGGGCCGTTCGGCGAAGGTCCTCACCGAGTGGCTGGACGCCCGTGACCAGGTGTTTCGAGACCGGGTCAAGGTTGTCACGATGGACGGGTTCGCCGGCTACCACACCGCCGCCGCCAGCGCGGTGCCCGCTGCCCGGACGGTGATGGACCCGTTCCACGTCGTGCACCTGGCCGCCGACAAGCTCACCGTGTGCCGCCAACGCATCCAGCAGGCCACCACCGGGCACCGGGGCCGCACGGGCGACCCGCTGTACGGCATCCGCCGCACCCTGCGAACCCGCGCTGAACTGCTGACCGACAAGCAGAAGATGCGCCTGTTCCAAGCGTTCACCGCCCATGACGCGCACGCGGCGGTGGAGGTCACCTACGGCGTCTACCAGCGACTCATCACTGCTTACGAAGCCTCGGGCAAGCGGGAGGGCAAGATCGCTATGTACAAGCTCCTCAAGTCGATCCGGGCCGGTGTACCCGCCGAACTCCCCGAGCTCGCGCAGCTCGGCCGTTCGCTGTGGAAGCGGCATCGGGAGATCCTGGCCTACTTCGACGTGGGCGCTTCCAACGGCCCCGTCGAAGCCATCAACGGACGCCTCGAGCACCTCCGCGGAATCGCCCTGGGCTTCCGGAACCTCAAGCACTACATCTTGCGGTCACTGATCCACTCCGGACAGCTTCAGGACCGGATCAATGCACTCTAA
- a CDS encoding tyrosine-type recombinase/integrase, with translation MNSVSLMFTHRVRKARKALRAEPLPALTLHGGRHTRATLLLEAGENPKVVQERLGHA, from the coding sequence GTGAACTCCGTGTCGCTGATGTTCACCCACCGAGTCCGCAAGGCGCGGAAGGCGCTCAGAGCGGAACCCCTGCCGGCGCTCACCCTTCACGGCGGCAGACACACCCGCGCGACGTTGCTGCTGGAGGCGGGGGAGAACCCGAAGGTGGTCCAAGAGAGGCTCGGGCACGCCTAG
- the orn gene encoding oligoribonuclease, with protein MPESSADPTPVATSSPTPHKESKNDRIVWIDCEMTGLDTANDALVEIAALVTDSELNVLGDGVDIVIHASDAKLAAMLPVVRDMHSSSGLTEEIRASAVTVAEAEKQVLDYIRAWVPVSGTAPLAGNSIGTDRGFLARDMPELNSYLHYRMIDVSSIKELCRRWYPRIYFGQPEKGMSHRALADIKESIRELKYYRATAFVPQPGPTTDEVRAAAGALPAVN; from the coding sequence ATGCCAGAGTCGAGCGCCGATCCCACCCCTGTCGCGACGTCGAGCCCGACGCCCCACAAGGAGTCCAAGAACGACCGGATCGTGTGGATCGACTGCGAGATGACCGGCCTCGACACCGCGAACGACGCGCTGGTGGAGATCGCGGCACTGGTCACCGACTCCGAACTCAACGTCCTGGGCGACGGCGTGGACATCGTCATCCACGCCTCCGACGCCAAACTGGCCGCGATGCTGCCGGTCGTACGGGACATGCACTCCTCGTCGGGGCTGACCGAGGAGATCCGCGCCTCCGCTGTGACGGTGGCGGAGGCCGAGAAGCAGGTGCTGGACTACATCCGCGCCTGGGTCCCGGTCAGCGGGACCGCTCCCCTCGCCGGCAACTCGATCGGCACCGATCGCGGGTTCCTCGCCCGGGACATGCCCGAGCTCAACTCCTACCTGCACTACCGGATGATCGATGTGAGCTCGATCAAGGAGCTGTGCCGCCGCTGGTATCCGCGCATCTACTTCGGCCAGCCCGAGAAGGGCATGTCCCATCGTGCCCTGGCAGACATCAAGGAGTCGATCCGCGAGCTGAAGTACTACCGCGCCACGGCGTTCGTCCCGCAACCGGGTCCGACCACCGACGAGGTGCGCGCCGCAGCCGGCGCCTTGCCCGCGGTCAACTGA
- the cmrA gene encoding mycolate reductase (Catalyzes the final step in mycolic acid biosynthesis.): MPLPLPTATNRAVVTGASSGIGMALAAELARRGHSLIVVARRGEVLQELKERLESRFPVTVEVRACDLSDPAERAPLLEELAGREVSILCNNAGIASFGPVATLDPHYEKSQVQVNAVACHDLVLAVLPGMVERRSGAILNVGSAAGNMPIPNNATYAATKAFLNTFSESLRGELKDSGVNVTLLAPGPVRTEEIAEEDKTFVDRLVPDRFWVDTTYTARISLDALARNKMRVVPGPLGQAMSVAGNYTPRGVMAPIVGRFYAKLGEGQAEA; encoded by the coding sequence ATGCCGCTTCCCCTGCCCACCGCGACGAATCGTGCTGTCGTCACCGGCGCCTCCTCCGGGATCGGCATGGCGCTGGCCGCCGAGTTGGCCCGCCGCGGGCATTCGCTGATCGTCGTGGCGCGGCGCGGCGAGGTGCTGCAGGAGCTCAAGGAGCGGTTGGAGAGCCGGTTCCCGGTGACGGTCGAGGTGCGGGCCTGCGACCTGTCCGATCCGGCCGAGCGGGCCCCGCTTCTGGAGGAACTGGCGGGCCGCGAGGTCTCGATCCTGTGCAACAACGCCGGCATCGCCTCATTCGGCCCGGTCGCCACGCTCGATCCGCACTACGAGAAGAGCCAAGTGCAGGTCAACGCCGTCGCCTGCCACGACCTCGTCCTGGCGGTCCTGCCCGGAATGGTGGAGCGTCGCTCGGGCGCAATCCTCAACGTCGGCTCGGCGGCCGGCAACATGCCGATCCCCAACAACGCCACCTACGCCGCGACCAAGGCGTTCCTCAACACCTTCTCCGAGTCACTTCGCGGCGAGCTCAAGGACTCCGGGGTCAACGTCACGCTGCTGGCGCCCGGCCCGGTGCGCACCGAGGAGATCGCCGAGGAGGACAAGACGTTCGTCGACCGCCTGGTCCCCGACCGCTTCTGGGTGGACACCACGTACACCGCCCGGATCTCGCTGGACGCGCTCGCCCGGAACAAGATGCGCGTGGTCCCGGGACCCCTGGGCCAGGCGATGTCGGTGGCGGGCAACTACACCCCGCGCGGGGTCATGGCCCCGATCGTGGGACGGTTCTACGCCAAGCTCGGCGAGGGGCAGGCCGAGGCCTGA
- a CDS encoding MFS transporter yields MWDWGSAAFNAVIVTFVFSVYLTDSVGADLDGPFSAATWLSIAIALAGLVIAVTAPVMGQRADRGGRRRRSLAIWTYLTVALTALMVLVDADAPYPWFFVGLLLLALGSITFEFAEVSYFAMLRQVSTPATVGRVSGFGWAMGYFGGIVLLLTAFLGFISGDGDERGLLGIPTDGGLNVRLVCLVAAVWFAVFALPVLRSVPENRPRARSGDDDEVAFTESYRILWRDLKALWRRDPRTVKFLVASAIFRDGLAGVFTFGAILAVTVYGLAPGDVLIFGVAANVVAALGAAVAGVADDLAGPKAVIIGSLAAMLGTMTVLLFVDGTAMFWLFGLLMCLFVGPAQSASRSFLARLAPPGGDGQMFGLYATTGRAVSFLAPALFGLFTWGFGTDRAGIAGIALVLLVGLVLLLPVRTPTRAETSTTWAGTA; encoded by the coding sequence ATCTGGGACTGGGGCTCGGCGGCGTTCAACGCGGTGATCGTGACCTTCGTCTTCTCCGTGTATCTCACCGACTCGGTCGGCGCGGACCTCGACGGCCCGTTCTCGGCCGCGACCTGGCTGTCCATCGCGATCGCGCTGGCCGGGTTGGTGATCGCGGTGACCGCGCCGGTGATGGGCCAACGGGCGGACCGGGGCGGGCGTCGCCGACGCTCGCTGGCGATCTGGACCTATCTCACGGTGGCGTTGACCGCGCTGATGGTCCTGGTCGACGCGGACGCGCCCTATCCGTGGTTCTTCGTGGGATTGTTGCTGCTCGCGCTGGGGTCCATCACGTTCGAGTTCGCCGAGGTGTCCTACTTCGCCATGCTGCGGCAGGTCTCCACCCCGGCCACCGTGGGGCGGGTGTCGGGCTTCGGGTGGGCGATGGGCTACTTCGGCGGGATCGTGCTGCTGCTCACCGCGTTCCTCGGCTTCATCTCCGGCGACGGCGACGAGCGGGGCCTGCTGGGCATTCCGACCGACGGCGGCCTCAACGTGCGCCTGGTGTGCCTGGTCGCGGCGGTGTGGTTCGCGGTGTTCGCGTTGCCCGTGCTGCGGTCGGTGCCGGAGAACCGGCCCCGGGCGAGGTCTGGCGACGACGACGAGGTGGCCTTCACCGAGTCCTATCGCATCCTCTGGCGGGACCTCAAGGCCCTGTGGCGCCGGGACCCGCGGACCGTGAAGTTCCTCGTGGCCAGCGCCATCTTCCGCGACGGGCTGGCGGGGGTGTTCACCTTCGGGGCGATCCTGGCGGTCACGGTGTACGGGCTCGCGCCGGGGGACGTGCTGATCTTCGGGGTGGCGGCCAACGTGGTGGCGGCGTTGGGCGCGGCGGTGGCGGGGGTCGCGGACGACCTGGCGGGGCCGAAGGCGGTGATCATCGGTTCGCTCGCGGCGATGCTCGGCACCATGACGGTTCTGTTGTTTGTGGACGGCACCGCCATGTTCTGGCTCTTCGGCCTGCTCATGTGCCTGTTCGTGGGCCCGGCGCAGTCGGCGTCGCGGTCCTTCCTCGCCCGCCTCGCGCCGCCCGGCGGTGACGGCCAGATGTTCGGCCTCTACGCCACCACCGGACGCGCGGTGTCGTTCCTCGCCCCCGCGCTGTTCGGTCTGTTCACCTGGGGTTTCGGCACCGACCGGGCGGGAATCGCCGGCATCGCGCTGGTCCTGCTGGTGGGTCTGGTCCTGCTGCTGCCTGTGCGCACCCCGACCCGCGCCGAGACGTCGACCACCTGGGCCGGCACCGCCTGA
- a CDS encoding HAD family hydrolase, whose protein sequence is MTTTPRALLLDVDGTLVDSTYVHVWTWHRALAEAGAPVPFVEVHHRIGKDGSTLVDELLDLAGVDDDEDRERVASRAKDLHSEYYAEATLRLLPGGRDLIRGAKERGWIVVLATSAAPSEFEQARELLDVDDHVDAVTTGEDVDQAKPDPTIVAIALERSGVDAADAIMVGDATWDAIAAGKLGIRSVAVRTGGIGDAELREAGFSAIADDAAGVLDLLTSGAL, encoded by the coding sequence ATGACCACTACACCGCGCGCCCTCCTCCTCGACGTCGACGGCACCCTGGTCGACTCCACCTACGTCCACGTCTGGACCTGGCACCGCGCCCTGGCCGAGGCCGGCGCGCCGGTGCCGTTCGTGGAGGTGCACCACCGGATCGGCAAGGACGGGTCCACGCTGGTGGACGAACTCCTGGATCTCGCAGGTGTCGACGACGACGAGGACCGCGAACGCGTGGCGAGCCGGGCCAAGGATCTGCATTCTGAGTACTACGCGGAGGCGACGCTGCGCCTGCTCCCCGGTGGCCGCGACCTCATCCGTGGCGCCAAGGAGCGGGGGTGGATCGTCGTGCTCGCGACCTCGGCGGCACCGTCGGAGTTCGAGCAGGCCCGGGAGCTTCTCGATGTCGACGACCACGTGGACGCCGTGACCACCGGCGAGGACGTCGACCAGGCCAAGCCCGATCCCACCATCGTGGCGATCGCCCTCGAGCGCTCGGGCGTCGACGCCGCGGACGCGATCATGGTGGGCGATGCGACGTGGGACGCCATCGCGGCCGGCAAACTGGGCATCCGCTCGGTAGCCGTGCGGACGGGCGGTATCGGCGACGCCGAACTTCGTGAAGCCGGGTTCTCCGCTATCGCCGACGACGCCGCCGGAGTGCTCGATTTGCTCACGTCCGGAGCGCTCTAG
- a CDS encoding TIGR03557 family F420-dependent LLM class oxidoreductase: protein MTRFGYTLMTEQSGPKELVRYAAKAEQAGFDFEVASDHYFPWLSSQGHAPYVWSVLGAVAHVTERVDLCTYVTCPILRYHPAVVAQKAATVQIMSDGRFMLGIGAGENLNEHVVGQRWPSVDERHEMTVEALEVIGELFDGGLVTYSGEHFRVDSARLWDLPEKRVPIGVAAGGEKAVGRLGPLADHLIATEPEPAHIENWNALEGRKNIGDGARAIAQIPISWDPESEKAAVERAHDQFRWFAGGWAANADLPTTAGFAAATKFVRPEDVAEQLPCGPDLDAIVEKIQPYWEAGYTDVALIQIGDSTLDRFLEEAAEPLLARLREASPN from the coding sequence ATGACACGTTTCGGATACACGCTCATGACCGAACAGTCCGGCCCCAAGGAACTGGTCCGCTACGCCGCCAAGGCCGAGCAGGCGGGATTCGACTTCGAGGTGGCCTCGGACCACTACTTCCCGTGGCTGTCCTCGCAAGGCCACGCGCCGTACGTATGGAGTGTCCTGGGCGCCGTGGCTCACGTCACCGAGAGGGTGGACCTGTGCACGTACGTCACCTGCCCGATCCTGCGCTACCACCCCGCGGTGGTGGCACAGAAGGCCGCGACCGTGCAGATCATGTCCGACGGCCGGTTCATGCTGGGCATCGGCGCGGGGGAGAACCTCAACGAGCACGTGGTGGGTCAGCGGTGGCCCTCGGTCGACGAGCGACACGAGATGACGGTGGAGGCTCTGGAGGTCATCGGCGAACTGTTCGACGGCGGCCTGGTGACCTACTCCGGCGAGCACTTCCGCGTGGACTCGGCCCGGCTGTGGGACCTGCCCGAGAAGCGGGTGCCGATCGGCGTGGCAGCCGGCGGGGAGAAGGCCGTCGGCCGGCTCGGGCCGCTCGCCGATCACCTCATCGCCACCGAGCCGGAGCCCGCCCACATCGAGAACTGGAACGCGCTCGAGGGACGGAAGAACATCGGTGACGGTGCCCGGGCCATCGCCCAGATCCCCATCAGTTGGGATCCCGAGTCCGAGAAGGCGGCCGTCGAGCGGGCGCACGACCAGTTCCGCTGGTTCGCCGGGGGCTGGGCCGCCAACGCCGACCTGCCCACCACCGCCGGATTCGCCGCCGCCACCAAGTTCGTCCGCCCCGAGGACGTGGCCGAGCAACTTCCCTGCGGTCCCGACCTGGACGCGATCGTCGAGAAGATCCAGCCCTACTGGGAGGCCGGGTACACGGACGTCGCGCTGATCCAGATCGGCGACTCCACCCTGGACCGGTTCCTCGAGGAGGCCGCCGAGCCGCTGCTCGCGCGGTTGCGGGAGGCCTCCCCGAACTGA
- a CDS encoding ABC transporter substrate-binding protein produces the protein MTHTSTSAAPRRTVTRPGVTRTGVTRPGVRMLAIAAAAALALTGCQAASDDADTTETGAAPVSVLLDWSPNPDHVALYTAQHTGAYGDAGVDVTFMTPANTADAAREVSLGRADLAISYEPDTLIAAEQGLDVISVAALIPTSLTSLIARTESGITTAADLEGRTVGLSGLASQQPTLDFIAREAGVDPGSISTPNVQQSLNQALLTDQVDAIFGAFRNIEGVELTAQGDVVVLPATELGVPDYAELVIIANPTRLADDADYAERVRHFLAGTAEGQAAALRDRQVAIDALTPETQGSYDPDILEMMIDATLELLPEDDFGRQSDEDWAAYARWMYQNGLLETEVDGAAATTNDYLPGAGD, from the coding sequence ATGACGCACACATCCACCAGCGCGGCCCCACGCCGGACCGTCACCCGACCGGGCGTCACCCGAACGGGCGTCACCCGACCCGGCGTCCGCATGCTCGCGATCGCCGCCGCTGCGGCGCTGGCCCTGACCGGATGCCAGGCGGCTTCGGACGATGCGGACACGACCGAGACCGGAGCCGCACCGGTGAGTGTCCTGCTGGACTGGAGCCCCAATCCCGATCACGTGGCGCTGTACACCGCGCAGCACACCGGCGCGTACGGCGACGCCGGCGTCGACGTGACGTTCATGACGCCCGCCAACACGGCCGACGCCGCGCGGGAGGTGTCCCTGGGGCGGGCGGACCTGGCCATCTCGTATGAGCCCGACACCCTCATCGCCGCGGAACAGGGCCTCGACGTGATCTCGGTGGCCGCCCTGATCCCCACCTCGCTGACCTCGCTGATCGCCAGGACGGAGTCCGGGATCACCACCGCGGCCGACCTGGAGGGCAGGACCGTGGGGCTGTCGGGTCTGGCGTCCCAACAGCCGACTCTGGACTTCATCGCCCGGGAGGCCGGGGTCGACCCGGGCTCGATCTCCACCCCCAACGTGCAGCAGAGCCTCAACCAGGCGCTCCTCACCGACCAGGTCGACGCGATCTTCGGAGCATTCCGCAACATCGAGGGCGTCGAGCTCACCGCTCAGGGCGACGTCGTGGTGCTGCCGGCCACCGAACTCGGGGTGCCGGACTACGCGGAACTGGTGATCATCGCCAACCCGACCCGCCTCGCCGACGACGCCGACTACGCCGAGCGGGTGCGGCACTTCCTCGCGGGGACCGCGGAGGGTCAGGCCGCGGCGCTGCGGGACCGGCAGGTCGCGATCGACGCCCTCACCCCCGAGACCCAGGGCTCCTACGACCCGGACATCCTGGAGATGATGATCGACGCCACGCTCGAGCTGCTACCCGAGGACGATTTCGGTCGGCAGTCGGACGAGGACTGGGCGGCATACGCGAGGTGGATGTACCAGAACGGGCTGCTGGAGACCGAGGTCGACGGTGCCGCCGCCACGACCAACGACTACCTGCCCGGAGCCGGCGACTAG